From Triticum aestivum cultivar Chinese Spring chromosome 7B, IWGSC CS RefSeq v2.1, whole genome shotgun sequence:
TTTATAAGGTTGATGTCGGCATTCAATCCAATGGAGTTCATCCAAAACATCATTAGGCAGTTATATGTAAGCCTTCTTCAAGAGTCCAAGCAAAGTGAACAGGCATCAATGGAGGCCCAGATACTGAGGAGAATGcagatgaacaaggaagaagaagatgatctcATTGACGAGTTCAAGGGATACCTGAAGGAAAAGAGTTATCTGGTTGTGTTGACGGATGTCTCTAGCATCGAACAGTGGGATCAGATAAAAACATTATTTCCACACAACAAGAGAGGGAGCCAAATCATGGTTTTCACACCACAAGTTGAAGTTGCAACTTTATGTGTAGGTCATGAGAGCTTAGAACCAGAGCACAAGCAGTTGTCTTCTGATGAGACTCTTTATGCTTTCTACGAAAAGGTAATATTATCATCTGCTAACACTACCTCCGGGTGTTCTTCTGGTTTGTTCGATTCACACATCAAATTTGTGATTTCATTTGTACTGATAGCTtgattaatactccctctgtcccaaattaattgtcttagatttgtctatatATAGATATATAGATGTATCTAACAGAAAAACGTGTCGAAAAACATCTGTATCTAGATGTATCTAACACAAACAcgtgtctagatacatctgtatctagatgTATCTATACAAATGTAAGACAACTAATTTAGGACAGAGTTAATAGTTCTCAATGCATATATAAACATTTATCTTATCCAAGTTTTATCAATGTTATATAACTTATATGGTTCTACACAGTTAAGGTCCACACAATGTCTCTAATTAAGAGGTAACTAAACTCCTTGATATTCATACATATTTTGGGAACTTCTGGAATTTTACAGTTTCCGGATTTAAAAATAGACGTGCATATATATACCTGCTTCCACCTAAACAACTGAGTTAATTATGCCTTCCGTTGTCTGAATGAATACACCATTGAGCTGCAAATTATAAGGATATTGTGTGTGTGGCTTGCTAGAGATAAAAGAATAACAAAAAGTATCATGGAGAAAAGAAGACATCAAGTAATCATGATTTGTTTGATTGTGTATAGGGTTATCCTGAGGAGGAAATATCACCGGAGCCAATGCCAAGCCCAAATGCGACAACTAGTGGGACCAACAACTCCATGGACAGAAATGGCATTACTCGCATCGACACGATGCTGTTTGCTGCTTTGGAGGAATCTCAGCTCATCGGGCGAGTGAATGAAAGATCTGAAATCATCGAACTAGTTTCAAATAAACATGGACAAGAACTTCAGGTGATATCATTATGGGGAATGGGTGGTCTTGGGAAAACCACACTAGTCAGAGATATATATCAAAGCCAAGAGATCAGTCAAATGTTTGAGGCACGTGCTTGTGCCACTGTCATGCGTCCTTTCAATTGTGAGGAGCTTCTTAGAAGCTTGGCAATGCAGTTTGGAAATGTGACAGATCTGAGAGGTTATTTAGATGGAAAGAAGTACTTGATTGTTCTCAATGACATACATCTGCTGCCGAATTTAATGCCATAATACAACATTTGCCCAAAACAGCGGGAAGTTGCATCATAGTCACCACAAGGGAAGAGAGTATTGCTAAGCACTGTTCAAATGTGGAAGGAAATGCACGGAAGCTCAGCACCCTGAATTATGATGACGCTCATATTCTTTTGATGAGGAAGGTATAAGCAAAGTAGCATTATGTTCAATTAATTATCTTTTTGTTAGTCCATCTTGTTAAAATTAGAGTGTCATTGGGAACCTATGTGGTCAGGAAAACTCATACAGATACATAATACCTTTATGAatatttacatcaaatagatagaACTAAGTGACTGCATGTTGACGCTGATAAATAAAAAGTGACATTTATATATAACTGGTATCATGCAATACATCCAATAGTAATAGTTAAGTACAGGAGTATTACGAGGCATTAGACAATGCCATAACTTGGTGCATCATTAATCTGTAATTTTAAAATTAGAACCCAATTATTGGTGTAGATCACTTTTTCAGATCGCCATGGAAGCTATATCCTCAAGAATTCCTGGCCTCTTTTCTAATTTCAATAGTGTTTATGTGAAATAGCAGGTCTCAGAGAAAAGGGTGTTTTTCATATTATGGAAAACCGTGTTTTAATGTCATCAGTTGTTTTATACTTTCATATTCATTATATGTGAGTAAAAAAAATCACGTCTAGTGTATATTGATTTGTATTGGATTAATGTAAAGTTGATTTGGTAGACCAACTTGTTTGTTAAAACGATTTCAACAATGCTTTACACACATATTCTCAACCGTAAGCTAGGTAATTTGTTACAGAGGTGCATTTGCAATACTTTGTTTTCCTATGCTGAGAAATATTATTTTCATAAATCTCAGGTATTTAAGGAGACTGTAAATTTGGATGATGAGCTAGTTGAACAAGAAGAACTGATTCTGAAGAAATGCAAAGGGCTTCCTCTTGCAATAGTAGCTATAGGTGGATTTTTGGCAAACCAACCAAAAACAACTCTAGAATGGAGAAAGTTTAATCAGCATCTTAGTACTGAGTTGGAGATGAATCCAGAGCTTGAGACCATAAGAGCAGTTCTTCTTAAAAGTTATGATGGTTTACCCTATCATCTTAAGTCATGTTTTCTGTACCTGGCCATCTTTCCTGAAGACCATGAGGTTAGCAAGCGACGGTTGGTGCGTCGGTGGATTGCGGAGGGTTATTCAAGGGAGATGCGTGGAAAATCTGCGGAGGAAATGGCTAGTAGCTATTTCATGGAGTTTATAAGCAGAAGTATGGTCCTACCATCTCAACGATCAATGTATAGTAGAAAAGGAATTGACTCATGCCAAATCCATGACCTGATCCGTGAAATAATCATCTCAAAGTCAATGGAGGAAAATCTTGTTTTAAGGCTAGAGAGAGGATGTATCTTGGACTGCCAAGGGACTGGACGTCACCTCGTTATAAGCAGCGATTGGGAGGGAGATCAGAATGAGTTTGAGAGTTCAGTAGACCTATCTCGCATAAGATCATTAACAGTGTTTGGGGAGTCGAAGCCATTTTTCATTTCTAAAAAGATGAGGTTGCTGCGAGTGCTAGACTTAGAAGGTGTATCAGGTCTATTTGATCATCACCTTGTGCACATGGGCAAGCTTCTTCACCTCAAGTACCTTTCTTTGAGAGGATGTATGGAAATTTATTATTTGCCAGATTGGTTGGGTAATCTCAGGCAACTTGAGACACTGGATATTAAAGGTACGCAAATATTCAACCTGCCAAGGACCATCATCCGGCTTAGTAAGCTACGACATATCTTTGCTGGGGCAAACATTAGAGGCTGTGGGGATATGTCAGATGTAAGCAGGCTGCGCAGTATGTGCATTATGCCCTTATTCTCTATGCTTTGTTGCCTAGCATGTTGCAGACCTCAGTTTCTCGATAGGATAATGCCTAGAACTGGAGCACACTGGAACAGGCGTGATATATGCACTGCGCTCTGCTGCGGCCTGATGCCTGCTGTGCTAATGCGTCTAAGTGTACATGGTGTTACAATTCCAAGTGGGATCCACAAGCTGAAAGCCCTACAGACACTGGATGCAGTGAACATCGCAAGGGGGAGGCCACTCTCGATGACATAAAAAGACTCGCTCAATTGCGCAAGTTAGGAGTGAGTGGCATCAACAAGACAAACGGCCAAATGTTATGTTCAGCAGTTGCTGGTCTCAGCCGCCTCGAGTCATTGACGATGAAGCCACAAAAGGAATCAGGTCTGTGTGGATGTTTGGATGGAACGGCCTCACCTCCAAAAAACCTAGAGTGCCTCAAGCTGATCGGCAACTTGGGCAAACTGCCCGAATGGATCATGGGGCTGAAAAATCTCTTGAAGCTGAAGCTATGGGGCTCCAGGATATTGGAGCATGATTCTGACATGCAGGTCTTAGGCAAGCTACCCAACCTGACCTTCCTGAGTCTACGTGACAAGTCATTCGTGGGCGAACAGGTCCACATCAAGTTCCATAGGGAGGAATTCCCAAGTCTAGTGGTGCTGGAAGTCTATCGGGaagaggaggtcaaatcgtttgaGTTTGAACAAGGAGCAACCCCTAAGCTTGAGCTGTTGCGGTATTGTGGAGACCCTTCACAGTGCATCGCCAGGTATTTTCTTGGGCTACAATATCTCCCAAGCCTCAGGGAATTCATGCTCAGCGACTACTATCGCTACTATAGGAGTGAACACAAGGATGACTTCCTGGGCGACTTGCAGGCCCAGATTTCCCAGAATACAAATCGGCCCGTTCTGAACCGTGCTATTAATTTCCGTTGAACCGGCGACGTAACCCGCACATTTTTATAGATTTTAGGCAGCGACACGACATCGTCAGCAGCTCTGAATCATGAAAAGGCCTGTCAGGCAGCTCGATGGAGGATACCACGGTGAAGGCGGCAATCGCCATGGCAAAGAGGGTCCGACGGAAGGGGGACCGAGGATGCCATCCTGCCTGCTGCCTCTCAACAAGGAATCAGGCTCTGCCAATAAGTAGGAGCTGGTGTCTGATATCAACAATGGCACATACTCTGCTCTGCATGGCAATTTGTACTGCAAACCACCAACAAATACTCTGCTGGATGGCAATTGGTACTGCAAACCACCTAGCATCGATCTCCAATCAACACATTTGAAAAGTTGGAAAGAGTATTGCATTCAGCAACTCTGAATCATGAAAGATTCCCTGTGATCTGAGTTCAGAATTTCCTTTGGCCATTAAAAGATTTCTGAATATTTTGAGAATACCAGAAACAGCTCAATGTCCCGTGAACATATAATGAAAAAAAATATATGCTTCCCTCAGTAGCCACGGGAAATTTGCAGGATCACAGACACAACCACACACAGAGAGACAGTAATCAGTCATCAGAGTATGCACAAAGAAACCAGGCACATCTCCCATCCACACAAATAAATGGTTTCTGCACTGGAACCAACAGCAAGCAAGCCAACCACAATTTTGTTTTGCTTTTCTTCTCACGTTTTTTACAGTTGTGCCTCCTAACATAAACCCACAAGCGAACCAACAAGGAACGAGTAAATTGGGTCAGATGTATAATTAGCCGATGTATTATAATCCTGGTACATTTCAATGGATCACCAGGAAAGAATATGTTGGTATTGCTGCAGAAACACCCTATGCAGACGGTGACGGCGACGAGGAGTCCTCGCGTCGGGCCAGCACGCAGTCCTCCAAGAAGTTGGTCAGCTGAGAGGTGTAGAGCCCCGGATTGCTGCGGTAGTGGTCGACGTGAGGGGATGATACAAAGTCGCACGACCTAACCTCACACCCTGCTTTTCGTTGCCTCTCCACAAATGACTCCACTGACTTCGCTGGGATAACCCGATCGGCAGAGCTGTATATGTATAGCTGAGGGCAGTTTGGTTGGTTTGAGGACAGAAGCTCCATAACACCAGACAGCCTCCTGTAAGTAAAAATATATGAGATGTTGATTAACTGAACCATGTAGTCATGTAATGCTGCATTTAGGACATGTTATATGACATCTATAACAGGTAATTCCTTATTATTTGTGATCAAATGTCAGGTATAACATGAGGCATGCCATTTTGGGGAACAGAAGTACTGGTGCAATCACATGCATGGTTTTTACTGAATGTGCAACAGATTCTATGGCATTCGTACACTCTCTGTAACAGGTCTTTTGTTATCAAAGCTCTGTTACAACATGAGCCATGGTGGCATTTGGCAAGATATAATCAATGATGACGGGAATACTGATGACTCATCAAACAAACAATGAACTCTTCTATGAGTCAGATGCCATGCCTCACATTTAAAAACAGATGTACTGAAAAGGCTTAGAGAATTTGGATATTGTCCACAAGGCTGAAAATGCACAGAACTCCTACTACTGCATATGTGGATGAGCTGCATACCTATTTACGGCCGGATAGTTCAGAACAAGATCAAAAAACTTTTCCAATGCAGATAGTAGAACCGCCTCGGTAGCTGCTGGTCTGATATCTTTGTGAGACTCCACAACTACGACGTCAGACCTTGTATTTGGTGCAGTGCCTTTTGTTGCCACACTGTGTTTCTTCATGATAGCAGCTGAGAAACCTAGAGCCCACACCTAAGTTCAGAAAAAAGAAcacaaaaattaaataacaagcaatgtTTATGTTCGAACAAACCGTTGTCCTGCGTGGTGTTCAAAAATAACAATTGAGGAACAGAgtaaatgacagatatgcaaataaGAAGGATAAAACACAACTGACAACACATTCGTTCAGCATAATAAACAACAAACTTTGGATGTGCAGAATTTACAAAGAGGATATTTTTATAGGATTTCAATAAACACCTAATACCATTCAGGTATGTGAGGTTAGCTACAGTTTTTACCTGAGAGTCCGGAACAGCAACAGGCGCTGAATCGATTATGGAACCCTTGATTTTCTCCACTGCTGAAGGATCCTGCCGCTGCAAGTTCTCCAGTATTACGCCATAGCTACAGCAGCAACACAAAGCCATAAATAAGCTTCAAAACTTCAGTTAACTGTTAAAGGCGAGAAATCCAAAGAAACTGCGCACATACCAAAGCCAGCCGGTGTTACTGAAAGTGTGGAAAACAATCTTCTTCCCGTCCTCCTCCCTGACCCAATCACCAAGATGTTCAGAGAGCATCTCCACGTTCTTCTCAGCCTTCCCTCCGACATTATAGCTGACGATGTCGGACATGGGGAGGGTGAAGGTGACGGCATGGAAACCCCTGGAGGTGTACCAATCGGCGTATCTCTTCAGGTGCTTCTGCTTCGAGCCAAGCCACCCGAGCAGAACAACCACCGTCTGGGACCTGTCAGGCGAGCCGCTGCACGCCCTCGGGTCCGGCAGATGCCAGCGGTACAGAGCATCCGACGAGGAGGAAGGGATGGCCGGTAACGCCGCCTCTTGTTCCGACGAGGTCTTGGCAAACTTGGCGTACTGGTACACCGTCTGGATGACCGGCAGGGACGCGACGGGCGCCTTGGCCGGATCGAAAGCCTGGAGATTCCGCGGCATGAACTGCAGACCGGACAGCGGCGGGGCTGAAGGGGCTGTGTTGGCCTCTGGTTTGCTGGCGGGAAGCGACACGACATCGTCGGGGAGCCTGTGGTGGTGGGAGAGTTTGTCGGGCAGCTCGatggaggagacggcggcgaaggcggcgacCGCCATGGCGGAGAGGGGCCGGTGGAAGGATGCCATGTCCCTTTTGGTGCCTCTcagcaatcaatcaatcaatcagatTCTGccaatgatgatgaggaggaggaggaggagctggcgtCTGTTATCTGCTTGTCCTTCCTTCCCCTGCTGCCCTGAGTCATcatataagaagaagaagaaaaggcaatGGCAGAGAATGAGATTGAGCTGTCGGTCCTGGCACGCAGGCGGTTGGCGTAAATCGAGTTGAATTgaagtggattcaattcaagcgcTGAAAACAGGGGAGGAGAAAACATGTGTGCCACGAGATTTGTGTGCCCCAGCTCGGCCAACAAACCCGGACCGTGTGTGTCCTACACAGCTACACGTCCTTGTCAAGGTCAACAACACATGTGGTGTAATATAAGAAAAAGATTGGGAATTTGTTGGTTGCTGCTTACCTGGTTGGTCTCCTGGCTGTGGGTGGCCGGAGAAGTTGGGGGCGGCGGAATTGTGGGGTGGCTGCCAAGGTTGGGGTGGGTTGACAGCCGAGCCCCGTGGACGGCAGCCGGTGCCCGCCTGCTTCCTTGCTCCTGCAGCAGCCAATAATTAATTTGACAAGAGAGAAACAATTGCAGGTGAGCCTCTTGATTTGTAATATAAATCTGACGAAATCGTGAAACAAAAAGGTGTAATCTGAGTGGTCTGCCTCGTGGCATCCACGGCCACAAGGAGGATGGGTCGCAAAACAGAAGTGATGCTATCTTTTTTATTTTTGTTGAACGGGATGGAAGAGGGGACGGTGGGCCGTTGGGGCGTGACTGGTGACAGCGATGGATAGATTTGCGTGCGTACGCGGCCCGCGCTGGCGTCAAGGTTGCTCGGAGGGATTGGgggaaagggaaaggggaaaagaaagaaagaaacgcgCTTTCGCTTTTCCTTGCTCCGCCATTGCTGGACAAGCTGGAACAGGGGAGGGGAAATCTTGATCTTTTTCCTTTCCAGGAAAGCTGGAGGAGGAAGAAGTAGAAGAATAAGGCAAATTTCTTCCGGGGAGCGGAAGTGGTGGATTCGAGCAGCGGCGAGGTTGGGGAAGGGGCGCCGGCGCCGGAAACCAAATCGAAACCGTGGAAAACGCCGGGAGGGGATTCGGCTGATTCCTGCGAGGAGAAGGGATCCAATCCAAACCAAAGCACAAGGATGCGGTGGTGTGGGAAAGAGGGAGGAGGATGAAGCTACGTACCAGGGAGGGAGCGGTGGAGGCAAGGAAGGAAGGGGATGAATCTGCAGGGGAATCCGTCTCTTCTTCTTGCGGTGTGGGATATACAGCAATCTGGGGAGGGGAGGAGATAAAAATAggcggccaaatttgaaggggaaggGATGGGatttgggggcggcggccaggtcCCGGTTTGAAGGGAATCCGGGagggagggcgacggcggcggcgccgtcgcTGCGACGCTGCCCTACCGGGGAGGGGAGGACCTCTGACCAGACCCAGACCCGGACCCGGCCCCCTCCTCTGACTCTGATTTTGGGTTGTGCGTTCCAAGTTGGTTGGATTGAGTTGAATGGAATGGAATGGGGGGGTCCGTCTTTCCTCTCCCAAGTGAACAAATATCCCACGGAATATGCCTTGGTCCATGGACGGACACCCAAGACGTGCACCGGCCTATGCATCCATCCCATCCGTCCGTCTCTCGTCCATTTGGCACCGTCCCTCGCTCGCTCCTTTCAACTGCacgtaaggccaactccaccgcacgaccccataTTGTCCGCGCGTCGTCCGTTTAAAGTAAAACGGACAAACCAGACGGCCAAGCACACAGGCGTAAgcggacttttgtccgttttatgtccgttttcgacccatcccgGATCCAAGTTTGCACCGCTTTTGGGATAAAACTGGTAGCACGGGGACACGCGGgccgtctgcgcgtgtcctcccctggcacgcccgtcggtggcacagggaCGCCTATTTctatccctctccctccctccggCCACACCACCTCCACTCTTTCCCTTGCCACCGCTGCTGCCATTGCAGTCGTGCAActcggacgcgcgctcgcccagccccttcccctcggcgcccCCAAGTTGCCCAACCACGTTcacctggtttgcgcacccgccggtcggatttggggcggatccggtcggtcttgatgGTCCACCAGCAGATACACGAGTTGTAGTCGGTCGGGCTCGGTGctagcccaaaagctcgtcggtgcaccgttgccactcattaagtgcaaccactgcccaaagaaggtcttgcaccgcgtgtctacaacgccggaacaccccggatgggtgttcatcaagtgttTAACGATGGGGTATGTGTTCTTTGTAGCTTCGATTTGTGCTCTatatttgactagttgtgctaacatcaaattttattgtgtagcatggatgtaagttttggtattgggaaaaagagtacatcgatatattgatagagcgcaatttagtagatgttcgtgcacttttagctagcatagatgctgatgagacaagtgcacttgttgctagattagaagTTAGACACGAGAATAAGTGTGAGCAAGCAACATCGACTTCTttagactcgaagaagaaagaagaacgcaagatcgagcctcctccgcagatcaacaatgagtgcatcgagaaggcactaatccaacttacaagagCAGTTATGAAAGTTTGATATCTTCTGAAATGTActtttgtggttcttgttttctttgggctTGCTTTTCTtgtcaaaatttggtgatgtattccCATGTACCAAATATGAATGATGAAAAAAAGTCAAGggcttgcaaagaaaaatgtacgcacacaggatgcgtccgcgcgttgggcgcacggccaccgcatacCAGAAaatgcccggacacgaccccattgccccaCCCAAAAGGACAGAATCCGGGAAAAATGGACGTCCGTTTGGGgccgcgcggtggagttggcctaaacaGCATCTCCACCATGAAATTATTCTTCAAAAGAAGATCCCAACAAATGGTTATTGAGGTTGTCTCCAAAATGCGAATCAACTTGTGGTTGAATGATTAGGAGAACAGTAGTACCCAACCCACCCGGGTTCAAGTTTGTCAACATGTATTATTCTGCTTTGAATCAGTTGCCACTCACGAGCACATTGCTAGCATAACAGCATTACAACCGGGCACCTCAAACGGCCGGCCTGACCGGCACCCCCTCAAATCCAGCCCAAATGTACAGCAGATACGGGGCGCGTCCGCCATGTCAGCCCCAACAGGCCTACCCCACCACAAATGGCAACaatttcaccccccccccctccccgtcaACCAACCGGATCCATTTGCTCTCTCctcgcttcttcctcctccatGACGGACAGCTCGCAACTCCGCCACCACCCTTGCTCCGCAGCTGTTCCAAGCCTCTGCGTCGCCAGCACCGGTACATCAGTCGTCTCCCCTGTGCTAACCGCCGGGGACGCCCCCGTAGTATGTCTGGCAACTCTCGGGTTGCCCTTGAGCTGTATCTGTTCGACACGTTGTCCGATCCAGTTATTTGTAATTTATTTGTAGGCAAAACGATGAGTTCTGATGCTTCGTCGGATGAGGAGTATGGACCGACAAAGCTTGATCAAATTGTTCAAGATGACTTCTTTCATTTGTCGGATTTGgacgaagaagtggacatgatcatgttcatgagcatgcaagaggagATGGACCGGTAGGTGGAGCATATCctcaacttcaagggctcaatcaaaggCAGAGGAGTGGTCAATCGGGATAGGGTTTCTCGCCTTTTTGGATTCGAGAACCATTGCTTTTGCGCATTGTGGAGCACATGATGACTACTTCAACCTCAAAAGGGATTGTTGTCGGCAACTTTCTTTCTGTGCTAAGCAGAAATGCACGGCTTCTCTGAGAATGCGTACACTTGGTACTGCAGCAGATGACGTTTGTGAGATGGTCTAGATGGGGGAGAGCACATGCCTAAATACTACTATCAAGTTTGCCTGCACCATGGTGCAAGTGTTTGGAGCAAAGTATCTGGGAGAACCAAATGAGCGGAACACATAAaagttgttggctattggagaggcCAGAGGGTTTCCAGGAATGATCGGATCAATCGACTGCCTGCATTCACAATGAAAGAACCGCCCCAAAGGTTTGCAGGGAATGTATCAGGGTTACACcaaagaggccaccatcatactcgaagtggtggcatcacatgacttatggattttACGTGCTTCCTTTGAAATGTCGGGTTCTCACAACAACATCAACGTGTTTTAACGATCTCCCGTGTTCAATAGGCTTTGTAACGGGGAATCAGTGCCGTGCAACTACACTGCCAACGACCGTGACTACAACATGTGATACTATCTTGCCAATGGCATCTATTCTCAGTGGTTGGTGTTTGTGAAGGCTATATCCGAACCACACGACAACAAACAAAGCCACTATGCAGCAGTGCAGGAAgcagctaggaaggatgtggagagggtaTTCGGAGTGCTCCAAACTCGTCGGTAAATTGTTCGTGAAGTTGCAATGATGTGTAAATCAGAAACTTTCTGGTAGCTCGTGACAAAAACAAAAACGTGCAAACCGGCCTATCTACGGATTTGGTCTACActttatccgtttgggtcggctTGAAGCACGGCGCCCCGGCCTTGTCCGCCCAAATCAGGTGGTGCGCCCAATCGACCGACCCATTTAGTCTGCATGGCTGCATTTTTTTCAAATAAAACATATTTTACACAAACAATACAGAATTCTTGGCCATATTTCCGCCGACGTAGGTGCCAGCATGGAAAAAGGTTGCCTCTCCTGGCCATACTTCATCTCGACATAGATGCTAGCGGCTAGCATACATGCCAACACGCCAAAAGTGGCCTCTCTTGGTCATAGTCATGCCGGCATACCAGCTAGCAGCCGATATACATGCTAGCACACAAAAGAATCTCCTCTCTCGGGCATAGATCGTGCATCTCGATGGTAGATCTTTTTCTATGCCGGCATAAAAAATTTATATCTCCGCCATAGTTCATCCATCAATCTCGAGGATCTCCTTTTGCTTTTGCTCGAACCAAACTCTTTTTCTTCGGACACCTTGCTTAAgtccatcgtcatgatctccacttCTTTCGAGATCCGCGCGAGTTTCAACTCATCAGCTTTTGCCTTGGCATACCTCTCCTCGATCTCTAGTTTCTTCTTTTGGATGTCAAAGTAAGTCTTCATTTGCTCCTCTTTTCTTTGTGATTCCTCTCCTCCCTCACATCAATTTGGGTGATGAACGCCTTCAAAGCTTTTGGTGGGCGAGTGTCGAAGCTTCACGCTTGTCGTCGGCCTTCGAGTTGGTTTTCCCCCTAGGCCGCTCCTCACCTTCACTTGGCTCAACGACGGTCGGCGGCCCCCCACCCTTCTTTTGTGCGGCATATTGTTCCTTAAACGTTGGGCACTCACAAATCATCATCGCTTCATGCCGGCACCGCTCTTGGGGTCTTGTCCAATTTCATCCCCGTTTTGCAAATCAACTTATCCTCTTCTTGTGTGTATCCTCCAGTCCAGATGCTTTCCCGCCTCCTTGGTACATTTTATTGGTGAGAAAGCTTGTGTGTATCCTTGGAGTTTCTACACACCCTTGTTGCGTTCTCTTCTTTGAGGCGGCAATTTTCTTTGCAGATCGCGGCCGCCGGCATCCACGGATCTTCATTGATAACTTCCCCACCGTTGCTTCTACGACCTCATGTGTCTCAAAAAGTTCGCTCCAGCAAAGGTAGAGGCCCAGAGACGCACCAAGCTTTGATCATGGCGCGCCGCTGATGAATGCGGGGAAAAAAGATTGACACCCTTAAAACTTTAattataatttttgttttttgtatTGTGTTTGTAAGATCTTCTGATTCTTAACATATTGCCTTAGACCTTCTCGCAAACAAAGAAGAAGATATATTATTTCAAAGAGAAAAAAAAAAACCTCCCACCTTGTGCCATGCGACGTCCTGTCCCACCAAAGGACGATACAAATATATAGGCAAGAGGAATAAATATTCTCCCACAAACGAATGAGAGCATAGGGGAGAAAGGGAAAAAGATACCATTGTTTTGTGTGACACGTGCTAGCCGAATGAAAAAGAGATGCTCATCCCAGGTTTCTGTTCCTGAGTTCATCTACTGCTTCCATGTGAACAGTAAAATTGGAACAAAGAAGTGGTATACCAACAATGCTCAAGTTCCTAATCTAGGAGCAGTAGCTACGAACGAGAGAGTTACACGGCACGAGCACAAACTCACTCGCTACCACGAGTGCGACGTCGACTCTGCAAGCGTGAGATGCGATGTGGATGGAGGTGGAACGCAAGCATGTGGCCACGTAAAAGGTAAAATCCTTTCTCCAACTCACGGCCAACAACAGCAGCAAAACGGAAAGAAGAAGAACCAAAGAGGATGTGATCCTAAACCCTGCCGCAAAGCTATTCCTTTTGTTTC
This genomic window contains:
- the LOC123158063 gene encoding transmembrane protein 53, whose product is MASFHRPLSAMAVAAFAAVSSIELPDKLSHHHRLPDDVVSLPASKPEANTAPSAPPLSGLQFMPRNLQAFDPAKAPVASLPVIQTVYQYAKFAKTSSEQEAALPAIPSSSSDALYRWHLPDPRACSGSPDRSQTVVVLLGWLGSKQKHLKRYADWYTSRGFHAVTFTLPMSDIVSYNVGGKAEKNVEMLSEHLGDWVREEDGKKIVFHTFSNTGWLCYGVILENLQRQDPSAVEKIKGSIIDSAPVAVPDSQVWALGFSAAIMKKHSVATKGTAPNTRSDVVVVESHKDIRPAATEAVLLSALEKFFDLVLNYPAVNRRLSGVMELLSSNQPNCPQLYIYSSADRVIPAKSVESFVERQRKAGCEVRSCDFVSSPHVDHYRSNPGLYTSQLTNFLEDCVLARREDSSSPSPSA